The Heyndrickxia acidicola sequence CAGCTTCAAATGCATTGCGCTCTATCAGATGCTCTTCTGTACGTGAAATTTCTTTTAGGAAAGATGCTTCCTGGTTTTGGTGAGAGACATCATTCATTTTCCGTTCAATATCATACACCCATACAAAAGCATCTTCCTCTTCTTCTCCATCCTGCAGCACATCCAAAAGCTCGCCGTTTTTCATTTTTTGTACTGACTCTTCGTCCAGGCTCCCATCGTCATGAAGTACAATTTTCAGAAGGGTTCCCTGTTCTTTCCTCCTTACCTTTTCCACCTGCTCTCTGCATTCCAAATATAGTGCAGAGAAATCGTTGATTCCCTGTATATATATTTCTGCTGAATGCCATACAATATCTGAAGTCTCAACAAACTGAAGCGAAGCAGTTTCGTCTGTTAGGGTAACCATGGTACAGCCCTTGGGACCGGACTCTTTTCGGTTGCGCCCCTGTATATTTCCCGGATAGACAATATAAGGATCTTCATGCAGGATTTGATGCTTATGTATATGCCCAAGCGCCCAATAATCCATGCCTTTTTCAAGAAGGTCAGGAACAGTAAAAGGAGCATATGGCTGGTGATCAGTGTTTCCTCCTTCAAGCTGTCCGTGTAACAGGCCAATGTGAAAATCTGCCCCTTCTGCTTGCGGATACGTATCGATCACTTTTTCCAGGACATGTCTTGTGGGATAACTGAAACCATATAAGTTAACCTTGGTGCCGTCTTTTGCCTTGTATTCAAGCTTTTCGGCCTCAGCGGAGAAGGTGTGCACATTCTCAGGCATATGAATAGTCGTCCAGG is a genomic window containing:
- a CDS encoding metallophosphoesterase family protein — encoded protein: MKQIRFIHAADLHLDSPYAGLRKLPKGIFKRVQESTFSSMEKMVEFAIRTRVDFMLLVGDLFDGEDRSIKAQARLRKQMEKLLEHNIEIFVLHGNHDHLSGSWTTIHMPENVHTFSAEAEKLEYKAKDGTKVNLYGFSYPTRHVLEKVIDTYPQAEGADFHIGLLHGQLEGGNTDHQPYAPFTVPDLLEKGMDYWALGHIHKHQILHEDPYIVYPGNIQGRNRKESGPKGCTMVTLTDETASLQFVETSDIVWHSAEIYIQGINDFSALYLECREQVEKVRRKEQGTLLKIVLHDDGSLDEESVQKMKNGELLDVLQDGEEEEDAFVWVYDIERKMNDVSHQNQEASFLKEISRTEEHLIERNAFEAALGELYLQRYASRYLEEISEEEQKQLLEEAHELISFYIAKS